In a single window of the Bacillus mycoides genome:
- a CDS encoding S8 family peptidase — protein MKKQAITVISTALTCFLLSNVGHAQEKPKQYYTVLLKDPSKFEQGITEIKKENGEITYTVPEIGLIQFKGDTQISKNQSPLFESVNPSLQVEKPEVPHSIKMPNLSTLSTKTLDTNLPPLWDMQWDMKEITHNGESYKKETGSHNVVVGIIDSGVDVDHPDLVKNLIPGSKNFVPKGGLRGTEPEETGDINNINDINGHGTLVSGSIAANGELKGVAPDTGIRAYRVFGNKSADAAWVINAIIEAAKDDVDVINLSLGSYYVNGKVYENGKLVDNGWAEVEGYKRAIEYANQHGSVVVASAGNDSVNVANKQELNNFLKQKYEKEGKIFTGVGIEAPGELPGVVTVSSTGPTGQRSVFSNYGEGVIDISAPGGDYRLWQQYGEEVWWNTGLFRQEEVLTTFNTGRYLFAAGTSMAVPKVSATLALIINHYNFKNQPKRSISHLYKNGIKKDIAPDKASWGNGQLDVYNAIK, from the coding sequence ATGAAAAAACAAGCAATCACTGTCATTTCAACCGCGTTAACGTGTTTTTTACTTTCTAATGTAGGACATGCTCAGGAAAAACCTAAGCAATATTACACCGTTTTATTAAAAGACCCATCAAAATTTGAGCAAGGCATCACTGAGATAAAAAAGGAGAATGGAGAAATTACTTATACTGTCCCGGAGATAGGACTCATTCAATTCAAAGGAGATACACAAATTTCTAAAAATCAATCTCCCTTATTTGAATCAGTTAATCCTTCTTTGCAAGTCGAAAAACCAGAGGTTCCTCATTCCATAAAAATGCCTAATTTATCAACTCTTTCAACAAAAACATTAGATACAAACCTACCTCCCTTATGGGATATGCAATGGGACATGAAGGAAATTACTCATAATGGAGAAAGTTATAAAAAAGAAACTGGCTCTCATAATGTGGTTGTTGGAATTATTGATTCGGGAGTCGATGTGGATCATCCTGACTTAGTAAAAAATCTTATTCCTGGATCTAAAAACTTCGTTCCAAAGGGAGGATTGAGAGGTACTGAACCTGAAGAGACAGGTGATATTAATAATATAAATGATATCAATGGCCATGGAACTCTCGTTTCAGGATCTATTGCTGCAAATGGGGAATTAAAAGGCGTTGCTCCTGATACGGGAATCAGAGCATATCGTGTATTTGGAAATAAATCAGCTGATGCAGCCTGGGTCATTAATGCCATCATCGAAGCAGCTAAGGATGATGTAGATGTTATCAACCTTAGTCTTGGTTCCTATTATGTAAATGGAAAAGTCTATGAAAATGGAAAACTTGTAGACAATGGATGGGCAGAAGTAGAAGGTTACAAACGTGCTATAGAATATGCCAATCAGCATGGTAGTGTAGTAGTAGCTTCTGCAGGAAATGATTCTGTAAACGTGGCTAATAAACAGGAGCTAAATAACTTTCTTAAACAAAAATATGAAAAAGAGGGGAAAATATTTACTGGTGTAGGAATAGAAGCACCTGGGGAATTACCAGGTGTAGTAACAGTATCATCAACCGGTCCAACCGGACAACGTTCTGTATTCTCTAATTACGGAGAAGGGGTCATTGACATATCTGCTCCAGGAGGAGATTATCGTTTATGGCAACAATATGGCGAAGAGGTATGGTGGAATACTGGTCTTTTCCGACAAGAGGAAGTACTGACAACTTTTAATACTGGAAGATACTTATTTGCCGCTGGTACATCAATGGCAGTTCCGAAAGTATCCGCTACACTAGCTCTAATTATCAATCACTATAATTTTAAAAATCAACCGAAAAGATCAATTTCACACCTTTACAAAAACGGAATAAAGAAAGATATAGCACCTGATAAAGCCTCTTGGGGGAACGGACAGCTGGACGTATATAATGCTATTAAATAA
- a CDS encoding FtsX-like permease family protein, which yields MSIFSLALKNITRNLSLYIVYLVSCILSVTIFYMYAAFLSYPKVSGIEQLLIACEFIILLFSCFFISYSYDHFLTERKKEIGIWKTFGASKKQLFIIIVLENSIIGAISILIGIMIGIVLSKSFFDFIGKSLFLSESFSYFFSPIATFFTVILFGVLFFFVSLRSYYKIGRISVLELFQETRKPKDLPRFSKKKFIISLLILVISYVFILNASLPVLLFSFLPVAALLLLGTYLFCSHGLVGTVSYLINKEKKHLNGIRMLIFISLRKKLYYNAKIIFLVSILLSMIMILISSIYLYSELNDQRMRNSHPQPAIFIVDKKQENTLESALEKNFKGEVEGFHKKKWEGILLNSSKGEGKTFILQTDSFFIKDWTETKKDNLLFSKKNENIDKLHIQTNNGNTELIVKNMVEKQAINSVSRIDNVAFVPADTFNELEKGSLPTQHVSFYTLDFKENNKGYSALKKLFETLPLEIKEQSSVRLLHYENTVQLTSVLWIIALFIGFILLIALSSLLWFKLYEDISNDRKIFHSLRKIGLNFNEIKKTLRVQIAIIFFVPIILGGINLFIAIYALQNILGGIKIYSIILIFFIFLVFQLIFFFISNHYYYKKVVHEKNIN from the coding sequence ATGTCAATATTTTCACTCGCACTTAAAAATATAACTCGCAATCTTTCACTGTATATAGTGTATCTTGTAAGTTGTATTCTATCAGTTACAATTTTTTATATGTACGCAGCATTTCTTTCATATCCAAAAGTTTCTGGAATAGAGCAACTGTTAATTGCGTGTGAATTCATCATCTTGCTATTTTCATGCTTTTTCATTTCATATTCTTATGACCATTTTCTTACTGAACGGAAAAAGGAAATTGGTATTTGGAAAACATTCGGAGCTTCAAAAAAACAATTATTTATTATCATAGTTTTAGAAAATTCGATAATTGGAGCAATTTCTATCTTAATTGGGATTATGATTGGTATAGTACTATCCAAAAGCTTTTTTGATTTCATCGGGAAATCTCTCTTCTTAAGCGAGTCATTTTCCTATTTCTTCTCTCCAATTGCTACCTTTTTTACAGTTATTTTGTTTGGAGTTCTGTTCTTTTTTGTTTCATTGCGTAGTTATTATAAAATCGGACGCATTTCTGTTTTGGAATTATTTCAAGAGACAAGAAAACCAAAGGATTTACCTAGGTTTTCAAAGAAGAAATTCATTATTTCCCTGTTAATTTTGGTTATTTCTTATGTTTTTATCCTTAATGCATCTTTACCCGTACTATTATTCTCTTTTCTACCTGTAGCTGCTCTTTTATTATTAGGAACGTACCTTTTTTGTTCGCACGGATTAGTAGGAACTGTATCCTATTTAATCAATAAAGAAAAAAAGCATTTAAATGGCATTCGAATGCTAATATTTATAAGTCTAAGGAAAAAACTTTATTATAATGCTAAAATTATCTTCCTTGTTTCAATACTCTTATCAATGATAATGATATTAATCAGCTCCATATATTTATATTCAGAGTTGAATGATCAAAGAATGCGAAATAGCCACCCACAGCCAGCTATATTTATTGTTGATAAAAAACAAGAGAATACACTAGAATCTGCTTTAGAGAAAAACTTCAAAGGAGAGGTTGAGGGATTTCATAAGAAAAAATGGGAAGGTATATTACTGAATTCATCAAAGGGAGAAGGTAAAACCTTTATACTACAAACAGATTCATTCTTTATAAAGGACTGGACAGAAACAAAAAAAGATAACCTGTTATTTAGTAAAAAAAATGAGAATATCGATAAGTTGCATATCCAAACAAATAACGGTAATACAGAATTGATAGTAAAAAATATGGTCGAAAAACAGGCGATTAACTCGGTATCTCGGATAGATAATGTAGCTTTTGTACCAGCAGATACTTTTAATGAATTAGAGAAGGGATCATTACCTACTCAACATGTTTCATTTTACACATTAGATTTCAAGGAAAATAATAAGGGTTATAGTGCACTAAAAAAATTATTTGAGACACTCCCTTTAGAGATAAAGGAACAGTCCAGTGTTCGTCTTCTACATTATGAAAATACAGTTCAATTAACTTCAGTTTTATGGATAATAGCATTATTTATCGGTTTTATCTTGTTAATTGCTTTATCCAGTCTTCTTTGGTTTAAGTTATATGAAGATATATCTAATGATAGAAAAATATTTCACTCTTTAAGAAAAATCGGTTTGAATTTCAATGAAATAAAAAAAACATTAAGGGTTCAAATTGCTATAATTTTCTTTGTACCAATTATTCTGGGGGGGATAAATCTATTTATAGCAATCTACGCCTTGCAAAATATATTGGGAGGAATTAAAATTTACTCAATAATATTAATATTTTTTATTTTCTTAGTCTTCCAATTAATATTTTTCTTCATTTCAAACCACTATTACTATAAAAAAGTTGTTCATGAAAAGAATATTAATTAA
- a CDS encoding lanthionine synthetase C family protein produces MQLTTEKKSFWLQGISIEKRNKALKLVRDIAEQLKDPMYVEKIVMEPDNIPNGGTLHPWDPITLSHGYPGTIMLFAELDRQFPKEGWDLIAHSHLVEIQKAIEKQGVNSISMFGGVSGIAYATSYASRNYERYHIFLQKLNEFVLSQLHLVLNYGKEECGVHPFMYDTIQGATGVGRYLLQNIQLESNLEALKQILNCFINMSNDIEVNGEVLPGWYVPYTNQFLETDKILFPDGNFNCGHAHGMPGPLSLMALAIEQGIEVPGQKQAIRKMIDWLIKWQDEGSWPARLSFKEVVNDQSYHVYPKRKGWCYGNPGVARALYLAGRSLKDQKAMKIALSSYQDTLLQSEEEWDLSSPTFCHGRAGLLQMSIRMAKDEDGEISMQSITKLIDYVMDAYDPQAPFGFKDLQSNEQTSNELNKVGLLEGVSGVLLTLLSLSAVEEPWWDGVFLIS; encoded by the coding sequence ATGCAATTAACTACAGAAAAAAAGTCATTTTGGTTACAGGGAATTAGTATTGAAAAAAGAAATAAAGCATTAAAGTTAGTTCGTGATATAGCAGAGCAATTAAAGGATCCGATGTATGTAGAAAAAATTGTTATGGAGCCTGATAATATACCAAATGGAGGAACACTTCATCCATGGGACCCCATTACTTTATCCCATGGTTATCCAGGTACTATAATGTTATTTGCAGAATTAGATCGACAGTTTCCAAAAGAGGGATGGGATCTTATTGCACATAGTCACTTGGTAGAAATACAAAAGGCAATAGAAAAACAAGGTGTGAATAGTATTTCTATGTTTGGCGGTGTTTCTGGTATTGCGTATGCGACATCGTATGCTTCGCGTAACTATGAAAGATATCATATATTTTTACAAAAGTTAAATGAATTTGTACTTTCGCAGTTACATCTTGTATTGAACTACGGGAAAGAAGAATGTGGTGTTCATCCATTTATGTACGATACAATCCAAGGTGCTACTGGAGTAGGGCGTTATTTACTGCAAAATATTCAACTTGAATCAAATTTGGAAGCACTCAAACAAATTCTCAATTGTTTTATTAATATGTCTAATGACATTGAGGTGAATGGAGAAGTTCTACCTGGTTGGTACGTACCGTACACCAATCAGTTTTTGGAAACAGATAAGATACTATTTCCGGATGGGAATTTCAATTGCGGCCATGCTCATGGAATGCCTGGCCCACTTTCCTTGATGGCGTTGGCTATCGAACAAGGAATTGAAGTTCCTGGACAAAAGCAAGCGATTCGTAAAATGATAGATTGGCTAATAAAATGGCAAGATGAAGGTTCGTGGCCTGCGAGGCTTAGTTTTAAAGAAGTGGTCAATGACCAATCATACCACGTGTATCCGAAGCGAAAAGGCTGGTGCTATGGAAATCCAGGAGTAGCAAGAGCTCTCTATCTGGCTGGGAGATCCTTGAAGGATCAGAAGGCCATGAAAATTGCATTAAGTTCTTATCAAGATACACTTTTGCAAAGTGAGGAAGAATGGGATTTATCTTCTCCAACATTTTGTCATGGAAGAGCGGGATTATTACAAATGTCTATTAGGATGGCAAAAGATGAAGATGGGGAAATATCGATGCAATCCATTACAAAATTAATAGATTATGTAATGGATGCATATGATCCTCAAGCACCATTTGGCTTTAAAGACTTACAATCCAATGAGCAGACTTCAAACGAGCTAAACAAGGTAGGACTATTGGAAGGTGTAAGTGGTGTACTTTTAACATTATTAAGTCTAAGCGCAGTAGAGGAACCATGGTGGGACGGAGTATTTCTAATTTCCTAA
- a CDS encoding ABC transporter ATP-binding protein: MIMLEAKGIEKVYKTNFQEYPVLNNVNLTVHEGDFVGIMGPSGSGKSTLLNVLSSLDFPSNGEITIKGQNLTNMNSDQLSNYRRENIGFIFQNYNLLDHLTIEENILLPAALRMGSKKGVRDKLETLVNELNIEPLLPKYPYEISGGQQQRAAIIRSLINDPYLLFADEPTGNLDSKSAYDVLNILKTLNETHKSTILMVTHDSVAASFCNRVIFLKDGKIVHEMQRSHEEKQFSFNQRILLYISKEVGENDVNIFTRT; the protein is encoded by the coding sequence ATGATTATGTTAGAAGCTAAAGGAATTGAGAAAGTTTATAAAACTAATTTTCAAGAATATCCAGTTTTAAATAATGTCAACTTAACTGTTCATGAAGGAGATTTTGTAGGGATTATGGGACCTTCAGGGAGTGGAAAGTCTACACTTTTAAATGTGCTTTCCTCTCTTGATTTTCCTTCAAATGGAGAAATTACAATTAAGGGACAGAATTTAACTAATATGAATAGTGATCAATTAAGCAATTATCGTCGCGAAAATATTGGTTTTATTTTTCAAAATTACAATTTGTTAGATCACTTAACAATTGAAGAAAATATTCTTCTACCCGCAGCTTTAAGAATGGGGAGCAAAAAGGGTGTTAGGGATAAACTCGAAACATTAGTGAATGAACTAAATATTGAACCGCTTTTGCCAAAGTATCCCTATGAAATCTCTGGGGGACAACAGCAAAGAGCTGCTATTATTCGTTCGTTAATTAACGATCCTTATCTGTTATTTGCTGATGAACCGACGGGAAATCTAGATTCAAAATCTGCTTATGATGTATTGAATATACTAAAAACATTGAATGAAACACATAAATCAACAATCTTAATGGTAACTCACGACTCTGTAGCTGCTAGTTTTTGCAACAGGGTCATATTTTTGAAAGATGGCAAGATTGTTCATGAGATGCAACGTTCCCATGAAGAAAAGCAATTCAGTTTCAATCAACGTATACTACTCTATATCTCTAAGGAAGTGGGGGAGAATGATGTCAATATTTTCACTCGCACTTAA
- a CDS encoding alpha/beta-type small acid-soluble spore protein, producing the protein MNIQRHENNNNEIHISAAASAIEQMKCEFARELGITLGPETSARANGSVGGEITKQIVQMGEEQLMGQYRLHQHTI; encoded by the coding sequence ATGAATATTCAAAGACACGAAAACAATAATAATGAAATTCATATTTCCGCTGCTGCAAGTGCAATCGAGCAGATGAAATGTGAATTTGCTCGTGAACTAGGGATTACACTTGGTCCAGAAACATCTGCGCGTGCTAATGGTTCTGTTGGTGGAGAAATTACTAAGCAAATTGTTCAAATGGGTGAGGAACAATTAATGGGACAATATAGATTGCATCAACATACCATATAA
- a CDS encoding sensor histidine kinase, with translation MLKKLSLKNQFILTFAAVIFLSIVSTVCTLILIYSFLFIYNEKSVLPANHYEKQVPSIEKFVEMNGDKIVDLSYQKKLEKVIPMQGITYQVMNTNGNRLYGTLSDELLKNDKEVYHKINTSTQNGKLITKYIPIISNGKLVGVLAVRYILAASIDYYIEYVFIIAFLVPFIFLTLYSYLLAKRLGKQLNKPIKEVIMASQKIKNKDLDFEIKYESENEIGILIDSFNSMKEELKNSLYVQWKLEQERRDMVASIAHDLRTPLTIILSHVEVLMEPMPNNQKRIHHYLQTIKNNTERVLHLTEEMRRVSEVDNPDFTLMICNIAPAEMIPEMLEEFKELAENEDIQLTYTLLIKSEEKNLKFALDPNRLHQILTNIISNSIRFTPKKGRIDVQVEVKKDVMSFSISDSGVGFNTKDIPFLFSKFYQGDLSRSNQLHHGLGLYIVEKLVKKHGGEIHAENNEIQGACISFTIHSLFSNEKRNYELS, from the coding sequence ATGTTAAAAAAATTATCGTTGAAAAACCAATTTATTCTAACATTTGCAGCTGTAATATTTTTAAGTATTGTCAGTACGGTTTGTACGTTAATTTTAATATACTCTTTTCTTTTTATTTATAATGAAAAATCTGTTTTACCTGCCAACCATTATGAAAAACAAGTGCCCAGCATTGAAAAATTTGTAGAAATGAATGGGGATAAAATAGTAGATTTATCCTATCAAAAAAAACTAGAGAAAGTGATTCCAATGCAAGGAATTACTTATCAAGTTATGAATACGAATGGAAATAGATTATATGGTACATTGAGCGATGAATTATTGAAAAATGATAAAGAAGTGTATCATAAAATAAATACATCTACTCAAAATGGTAAACTAATTACAAAATACATTCCAATTATAAGTAATGGTAAACTAGTTGGTGTGCTTGCTGTACGATACATATTAGCTGCATCTATTGATTATTACATAGAATATGTATTTATTATTGCTTTTCTTGTTCCTTTTATATTTTTAACGCTTTATTCTTATTTATTAGCTAAGCGTTTAGGAAAACAGTTGAATAAACCTATCAAAGAGGTAATAATGGCCTCACAAAAAATTAAAAACAAGGATTTAGACTTTGAAATAAAATATGAAAGTGAAAATGAAATAGGTATATTAATTGATTCTTTCAATAGTATGAAGGAAGAATTAAAAAATTCATTGTATGTTCAATGGAAATTAGAACAGGAACGTCGGGATATGGTTGCTTCCATTGCACATGATTTGCGAACACCGTTAACTATTATTTTGTCTCATGTAGAAGTATTAATGGAACCCATGCCAAATAATCAAAAACGGATTCATCACTACTTGCAAACAATTAAGAATAATACAGAAAGAGTATTGCATTTAACAGAAGAAATGAGGAGAGTCTCTGAAGTGGACAACCCTGATTTCACTCTTATGATTTGTAATATAGCTCCAGCTGAAATGATTCCAGAAATGCTTGAAGAGTTTAAGGAATTGGCAGAAAATGAAGATATACAATTAACCTATACTTTACTTATTAAATCAGAAGAAAAAAATCTTAAGTTTGCACTTGATCCGAATCGTTTGCATCAAATTCTTACGAATATTATTTCTAATAGCATTCGTTTTACTCCAAAAAAAGGAAGAATTGATGTGCAAGTGGAGGTGAAAAAAGACGTTATGTCTTTTTCTATCTCGGATTCTGGAGTTGGATTTAATACAAAAGATATTCCGTTTTTATTTAGTAAATTCTACCAAGGTGACCTTTCAAGGTCAAATCAACTACATCATGGACTTGGTTTGTATATCGTGGAAAAATTGGTTAAAAAACACGGTGGAGAAATTCATGCTGAAAATAATGAGATTCAAGGGGCATGCATTTCATTCACGATACATTCTCTTTTTAGTAACGAAAAAAGGAACTATGAATTGTCATAG
- a CDS encoding ABC transporter ATP-binding protein gives MNNEIVLEANHLTKTVGGKTIVNDFSTKIYKGDICGFLGPNGAGKTTVMRMFTGLIRPTKGVIKISGQDVNQNRQQALMNMGAIIESPIFFPYMTGRKMLQNLARLYPALSRKEQLEQVEAILSIVRLTDDADVKIKNYSLGMRQRLGIAQALLGDPDVILLDEPANGLDPMGMRELRELILELREKKNLTFFISSHLLDEIQQMCDRLVIIRNGKLITQGRKEELITDPTKRLEDVFVEMMTS, from the coding sequence ATGAATAATGAAATAGTTTTAGAAGCAAATCACTTAACAAAAACTGTAGGTGGCAAGACAATAGTAAATGATTTTTCAACTAAAATATATAAAGGAGATATTTGTGGTTTTCTGGGGCCGAATGGGGCAGGAAAAACAACTGTTATGCGTATGTTTACAGGATTAATTCGCCCGACAAAAGGAGTCATAAAAATAAGTGGTCAAGATGTAAATCAAAATAGACAACAGGCTTTGATGAATATGGGCGCAATTATCGAATCACCAATATTCTTCCCGTATATGACGGGTAGAAAAATGCTACAAAATTTAGCGAGATTATACCCTGCTCTTTCTCGAAAAGAACAATTGGAACAAGTAGAAGCAATACTATCTATTGTAAGGTTAACTGACGATGCAGATGTGAAAATTAAAAATTATTCATTAGGAATGAGACAGCGACTCGGGATTGCACAAGCTCTTCTAGGTGATCCAGATGTTATTTTATTAGATGAGCCAGCCAATGGTCTGGATCCTATGGGCATGAGAGAGCTAAGGGAATTAATTCTTGAACTTCGTGAAAAGAAAAATTTAACCTTTTTTATTTCAAGCCATTTACTAGATGAAATTCAGCAAATGTGTGACCGCCTTGTCATAATTAGAAATGGAAAGCTTATCACCCAAGGAAGGAAAGAAGAGTTAATTACAGATCCAACAAAAAGGTTGGAAGATGTGTTTGTGGAGATGATGACATCATGA
- a CDS encoding flavoprotein, with product MNQMNQLLNSKKILVGVSGSIAVAGIFQYLAILKANFSEVKVIMTKSAIKLIPAETVKLYCNEVFIDEELTLSGKPGHVELARWADLLMVLPATGNTISKVAHGLADDLLSTVILAHDKPVLFFPNMNKLMWEKKVVQNNVKLLKEYDHIVIPPLKTTAFEIATMSLKPNYVLPNNQEVLHILFKEFEKRKSVTVHETVEMH from the coding sequence ATGAACCAAATGAATCAATTGCTTAATTCTAAGAAAATATTAGTAGGAGTAAGCGGCTCTATTGCAGTAGCTGGAATTTTTCAATATTTAGCTATATTGAAAGCGAATTTTAGTGAAGTAAAGGTTATCATGACAAAAAGTGCAATAAAACTTATCCCTGCAGAAACCGTGAAATTATATTGTAATGAGGTATTTATCGATGAGGAACTTACCCTAAGTGGTAAACCAGGTCATGTGGAATTGGCTAGATGGGCAGACTTACTAATGGTATTACCAGCTACAGGAAATACTATTTCAAAAGTAGCTCATGGTTTAGCTGATGATTTATTAAGTACAGTCATTCTTGCTCATGATAAACCAGTTCTCTTTTTTCCTAATATGAACAAATTAATGTGGGAGAAAAAAGTAGTTCAGAATAATGTTAAACTTTTAAAAGAATATGATCATATAGTGATTCCGCCTTTGAAAACAACAGCTTTTGAAATTGCGACTATGTCTTTGAAACCGAACTATGTTTTACCTAATAATCAAGAAGTATTGCATATACTCTTTAAGGAATTTGAGAAAAGAAAGTCAGTAACTGTACATGAAACGGTTGAAATGCACTAA
- a CDS encoding ABC transporter permease: MRGLFISEFERLWTQKITWIILFFLPLMVVASVKYYLNWNQHTSPGRPDYVTALNFPIISISEHLVVSFNIIAIILISTVIAHEVENGQLRMILIRPFSTSQLFVAKLATILTTMFLYLTLFWIFNSIAGYLFFPKVDTLITFIDETKVSIAGAILYNLKYFFACFITMICIVSVFTLIGALSRSTMITLGSGVAFIFFAIAIPQILEFSSQTIISANTVLHLMYMSIVKIQHTGIAFLLSSSNSINIYIVIVEAIYIFLFGMFAYLSFVKRDYFI, translated from the coding sequence ATGAGGGGGCTTTTTATTTCTGAATTTGAAAGGCTTTGGACGCAAAAAATAACTTGGATAATCTTGTTTTTCTTACCTTTAATGGTAGTTGCGTCAGTTAAATATTATCTAAACTGGAATCAACATACTTCTCCTGGAAGACCAGATTACGTTACTGCTTTAAATTTTCCTATAATAAGTATTTCTGAGCATCTTGTGGTTTCGTTTAATATTATCGCTATAATACTGATTTCTACTGTTATAGCGCATGAAGTAGAAAATGGACAATTAAGAATGATTTTGATTCGTCCATTTTCTACCTCACAACTTTTTGTAGCTAAGCTTGCTACTATATTAACTACCATGTTCCTATATTTAACTTTGTTTTGGATTTTTAATTCCATAGCAGGCTATTTATTCTTTCCAAAAGTAGATACATTAATAACATTTATAGATGAAACCAAGGTTTCTATTGCAGGGGCGATACTATATAACTTAAAGTATTTCTTTGCATGTTTCATTACTATGATTTGTATTGTTTCTGTATTTACATTAATAGGGGCGTTAAGTAGAAGTACGATGATCACTCTTGGATCAGGGGTGGCCTTTATTTTCTTTGCTATTGCAATTCCACAGATTTTAGAATTCTCTAGCCAAACGATAATTAGCGCTAATACTGTACTACATCTTATGTACATGTCAATCGTTAAAATTCAGCATACAGGTATAGCATTTCTACTTTCATCAAGTAATAGTATAAACATTTACATTGTTATAGTGGAAGCGATTTATATTTTCTTATTTGGAATGTTCGCATACTTGTCATTTGTGAAAAGAGATTATTTTATTTGA
- a CDS encoding response regulator transcription factor, giving the protein MNGTILVVDDESEIVDVLSDIFSDRDYKVLKAYNGEQALDHLKTQVDLVILDIMMPKMDGFEFCKVVREQIKCPILFLSAKHSEIDKVKGFTLGGDDYITKPFQVKELIARVEAHLRREKRERVNLQNQRFLGNLTINYSQHDVFIDGVKIDVTSKEFKILELLTVNLGQIFSKEQIYEKIWGLDAVGDLNTIIVHINNLRAKLSLGMSTYHIKTVWGVGYKLEKC; this is encoded by the coding sequence TTGAATGGAACGATTCTTGTTGTAGATGATGAGTCAGAAATTGTAGATGTACTCTCTGATATATTCTCTGATCGTGATTATAAAGTTCTCAAGGCCTACAATGGAGAACAAGCGCTAGATCATTTAAAAACACAAGTTGATTTAGTCATTTTAGATATTATGATGCCTAAAATGGACGGTTTTGAATTTTGTAAGGTCGTTCGTGAACAAATAAAATGCCCGATTCTATTTTTGAGTGCTAAACATTCAGAAATAGATAAAGTAAAAGGCTTTACTTTAGGTGGAGATGACTATATTACAAAACCATTCCAAGTTAAGGAGCTAATTGCACGTGTTGAGGCCCACTTGAGGCGTGAGAAAAGAGAACGTGTAAACTTGCAAAATCAACGTTTCTTAGGAAACTTGACCATTAACTATTCACAGCATGATGTTTTCATTGATGGAGTAAAAATAGATGTAACGAGTAAAGAGTTTAAAATATTAGAGCTTTTAACGGTAAATCTAGGACAAATCTTTTCTAAGGAACAAATTTATGAAAAAATTTGGGGGCTGGATGCAGTTGGGGATCTCAATACAATAATAGTACATATTAATAACTTAAGAGCTAAGTTAAGTTTAGGTATGTCAACTTACCATATTAAAACCGTATGGGGAGTTGGCTATAAGTTGGAGAAATGTTAA
- a CDS encoding ABC transporter permease translates to MKALVISEWERLWNQKKSKWMLGIFTVIVFLQAWFLKYYGVGIYNDGQQVPLNSWNFSWFLLKESSFLITLIFMPVCFLNSLNVEYNSGAYRLFLIRPFQRLTFLMSKWFSLSVMVLLYLFVVLFIGIVLGLVFFKADDAFTFYGQQKTSIEAIFYTVQVYGLFFIIQMCGLAIASLISIIISNAVISFFLLIGIYIGCLYISQLSFFLLSVQSIFHALSTGSNSLYVLILGIMIISVSVCISIWNKKEFTC, encoded by the coding sequence TTGAAAGCATTAGTTATAAGTGAATGGGAACGACTATGGAATCAGAAAAAAAGTAAATGGATGTTGGGGATTTTTACTGTTATTGTTTTTCTTCAAGCTTGGTTTTTGAAGTACTATGGGGTTGGGATTTATAATGATGGGCAACAAGTGCCACTAAATTCTTGGAATTTTTCATGGTTTTTATTAAAGGAATCTTCTTTCTTAATTACTTTGATTTTCATGCCTGTATGTTTCTTGAATAGCTTAAATGTAGAATACAACTCAGGAGCATATCGTCTATTTTTAATTAGGCCTTTTCAACGATTAACCTTTCTTATGTCAAAATGGTTTTCTCTTTCTGTAATGGTATTACTCTACTTATTTGTTGTTCTTTTTATTGGCATAGTACTTGGGTTGGTGTTTTTTAAAGCAGATGATGCTTTTACTTTCTACGGTCAACAAAAGACCTCTATAGAAGCAATATTCTATACGGTACAAGTATATGGATTGTTTTTTATTATTCAAATGTGTGGTTTAGCTATTGCTAGTTTAATAAGTATCATAATTTCAAATGCAGTTATTAGCTTTTTCCTTCTGATTGGAATTTACATCGGCTGCTTGTACATAAGTCAGTTATCGTTCTTTTTATTATCCGTTCAAAGTATCTTCCATGCTCTCAGCACAGGAAGTAACAGTTTATACGTCCTGATTCTAGGTATCATGATTATTAGTGTTAGCGTTTGTATAAGCATTTGGAATAAAAAAGAATTTACATGTTAA